The Pseudanabaena sp. BC1403 genome includes a region encoding these proteins:
- a CDS encoding AarF/ABC1/UbiB kinase family protein, with the protein MPALPSEPNYRWSRDNYSELARSIDIWRTVLTFSWMIWIDGKKWSYVGGKNEAKVKKRTRKRAVWLRESMLQLGPTFIKVGQLLSTRADILPAESVEELSKLQDKVPAFTATKAQQIIESDLGKPIAEMFGYFDPIPLAAASLGQVHKAQLHTGEEIVVKVQRPGLLKLFAIDLGILKRIAQYFQNHPKHGRGRDWVGIYEECSKILYEEADYLNEGKNADTFRRNFRSDRRIMVPRVYWRYASRRVLTLEYMPGIKVSNYEALEAAGIDRKGIARIGAEAYLEQLLNHGFFHADPHPGNLAVTGKGELIFYDFGMMGQIQSITREKLLKTFFGIAQKDAEAVINSLIELGALEVTGDTGPIRRSVQYMLDNFMGQPMEKQSVAAISDDLYDIAYDQPFRFPATFTFVLRAISTLEGLGKGLDPNFNFMEVAKPYATNLMENGSSKESGNLSTAFFGELGRQAAQVSNTAIALPRRIDDTLAKLDRGDIRVRVKSQETDRLLRRLSNVGIGGIYALLGATCLLCATLLFVNGSQIPAVIAAIIAGLFILVLLRLLSKIDRPER; encoded by the coding sequence GTGCCAGCTTTACCATCTGAACCAAATTATCGCTGGAGTCGTGACAACTACTCTGAACTCGCCCGCAGCATCGACATTTGGCGAACCGTCCTCACATTTTCTTGGATGATTTGGATCGATGGCAAAAAATGGAGCTATGTCGGCGGCAAGAATGAAGCCAAAGTCAAAAAACGTACTCGCAAACGCGCTGTTTGGCTACGTGAATCAATGCTACAACTGGGACCAACCTTTATTAAGGTCGGTCAATTACTCTCAACACGCGCTGATATTTTACCTGCGGAGTCAGTAGAGGAGCTATCAAAATTACAAGATAAAGTTCCCGCATTCACGGCAACCAAAGCTCAACAAATCATTGAGTCAGATTTAGGTAAGCCGATCGCTGAAATGTTTGGTTACTTCGATCCGATCCCCCTTGCGGCGGCGAGTCTCGGACAGGTGCATAAGGCTCAATTGCATACGGGCGAAGAAATCGTTGTTAAGGTACAACGTCCTGGATTATTAAAATTATTTGCGATCGATTTAGGAATTCTTAAGCGAATCGCGCAATATTTTCAAAATCATCCTAAACATGGGCGAGGACGCGATTGGGTGGGCATTTATGAGGAATGCAGCAAAATTCTTTACGAAGAAGCAGATTATTTAAACGAAGGCAAGAATGCGGATACCTTTCGTCGTAACTTCCGTAGCGATCGCCGTATTATGGTTCCACGTGTATATTGGCGATATGCCTCACGGCGGGTGCTGACGCTGGAGTATATGCCAGGGATTAAGGTTAGCAATTATGAAGCGCTGGAAGCTGCTGGCATTGATCGCAAAGGCATTGCCCGAATTGGCGCAGAAGCTTATCTTGAGCAACTACTCAATCATGGATTTTTTCACGCCGATCCTCATCCTGGAAACTTAGCGGTGACTGGCAAAGGCGAATTGATTTTCTATGATTTCGGGATGATGGGTCAGATCCAATCGATTACCCGCGAAAAATTATTAAAGACTTTCTTCGGGATCGCCCAAAAAGATGCTGAAGCCGTGATTAATTCTTTAATCGAGCTAGGCGCTTTAGAAGTTACGGGTGATACTGGCCCAATTAGACGTTCTGTGCAGTATATGCTTGACAACTTCATGGGTCAGCCGATGGAAAAACAGTCGGTTGCTGCCATCAGTGATGATTTGTACGATATTGCTTATGACCAACCATTTCGATTTCCCGCCACATTTACCTTTGTCTTAAGAGCAATTTCTACGCTTGAAGGTCTAGGTAAAGGACTCGATCCAAACTTTAACTTTATGGAAGTAGCCAAACCCTACGCAACAAATCTTATGGAAAATGGTAGTTCTAAAGAATCAGGAAATTTGTCCACAGCTTTCTTTGGTGAGTTAGGTAGGCAAGCCGCACAGGTAAGTAATACTGCGATCGCCTTACCTCGTCGCATAGATGACACCCTCGCCAAACTTGATCGCGGTGATATTCGGGTCAGAGTCAAATCTCAAGAAACTGATCGCCTATTACGACGTTTAAGTAATGTCGGCATTGGCGGAATTTATGCGCTATTGGGTGCAACTTGTTTGTTGTGTGCCACGCTGTTATTTGTGAATGGTTCACAGATTCCCGCTGTAATTGCCGCGATCATAGCGGGGCTGTTTATCTTAGTTTTATTACGATTGCTATCAAAAATCGATCGTCCTGAAAGATAA
- a CDS encoding YdcF family protein, with translation MTALTGLIGSGCMIFGVPCLPPISSSPAPREPQAILVLGGSPTREKFAAQFALQHPQLPIFVSSGSPEEYAEYVFDQAGVKRDRIHLDYRAVDTVTNFTVMVTELQQRKITDVYVLTSEFHMPRAIVIGKIILGSRGIEMHPVSIPSNIKSENPAKSLRDGLRSVVWLVTGS, from the coding sequence ATGACAGCTTTAACTGGGTTAATTGGCTCTGGATGCATGATTTTTGGAGTGCCATGCTTACCACCAATCAGCTCCAGTCCTGCGCCTAGAGAACCACAGGCGATTTTAGTGTTGGGTGGATCTCCCACCCGCGAAAAATTTGCTGCTCAGTTTGCTTTACAACACCCACAGCTGCCGATTTTTGTATCCTCAGGTAGTCCTGAGGAATACGCTGAATATGTGTTTGATCAGGCAGGGGTAAAACGCGATCGCATTCACTTAGATTATCGTGCTGTCGATACGGTCACCAATTTTACGGTAATGGTGACTGAGCTTCAACAGCGCAAAATTACGGATGTGTATGTACTGACTTCGGAGTTTCACATGCCCCGCGCTATTGTGATTGGCAAGATTATTTTAGGCAGTCGTGGCATTGAGATGCACCCTGTGTCGATTCCTTCAAATATTAAATCCGAGAATCCTGCTAAATCTCTGCGCGATGGTTTGCGATCAGTTGTTTGGCTAGTCACTGGATCGTAG
- the recR gene encoding recombination mediator RecR: MLTLLHAFAVLYTRPLANLIEQLQRLPGVGAKTAQRLSLHILKRPTEEVEALAHALIQAKQQVGSCTICGHLSAEPICEICATPSRDNALICVVADSRDLIALERTREYRGKYHVLGGLISPMDGISPDQLNIQSLVRRVSGNKVSEVIMAIAPSVEGETTTLYVGGLLRPFTKVTRIAFGIPMGGDLEYADEVTLAKAIEGRRELDF, translated from the coding sequence TTGTTAACGTTACTTCATGCCTTCGCTGTTTTGTATACTCGACCCTTAGCTAATCTCATCGAACAATTGCAGCGCCTGCCAGGTGTTGGGGCGAAAACGGCTCAACGCTTATCGCTTCATATTCTCAAACGCCCCACAGAAGAGGTTGAAGCTCTTGCTCACGCATTAATTCAGGCAAAGCAACAGGTCGGTAGTTGCACCATATGCGGACATCTTTCGGCAGAACCCATTTGTGAAATTTGTGCTACCCCTAGTCGTGATAATGCCTTAATTTGTGTAGTCGCGGACTCCCGCGATCTGATTGCCCTTGAAAGAACTCGCGAATATCGTGGAAAATATCACGTACTTGGGGGGCTAATCTCGCCTATGGACGGGATTAGCCCTGATCAACTGAATATCCAAAGCTTAGTGCGGCGCGTCAGTGGCAACAAAGTCTCTGAGGTGATTATGGCGATCGCACCGAGCGTCGAAGGTGAAACTACGACTTTATATGTGGGCGGATTATTAAGACCCTTTACAAAAGTTACGCGAATTGCCTTTGGCATTCCGATGGGTGGTGATTTAGAATATGCAGATGAGGTAACTCTTGCTAAAGCGATCGAGGGCCGACGCGAATTAGATTTTTAG
- a CDS encoding DUF4157 domain-containing protein, with protein MNSFRRIVFLILLSLALVATIGMSDVSFFADSETKLSLADEAWGQAGSIAYQAASRTMRSKNGKAVPLDNVQKRYLRRYFIDYIDRVQVIYNAQMMDRWILGNVVVHFGQVETIAQTYCDRIYLRDDYKPEDPKQLSVLAHEMVHVRQCFQNGGIDQFGYQYFVEYKRAKQKYENNLMEREAYDLQNRFAKANS; from the coding sequence ATGAATAGCTTTCGTAGAATAGTCTTTCTAATTTTGCTGTCCCTTGCATTAGTCGCAACCATAGGAATGTCAGATGTCAGCTTTTTTGCGGACTCTGAAACAAAATTGAGCCTAGCTGATGAGGCTTGGGGACAGGCAGGATCGATCGCATATCAAGCAGCATCTAGAACCATGCGTTCTAAGAATGGCAAAGCTGTACCTTTAGACAATGTGCAGAAGCGTTACCTTAGGAGATATTTTATTGATTACATTGATCGTGTGCAGGTCATTTATAACGCCCAAATGATGGATCGTTGGATATTAGGTAATGTCGTCGTCCATTTTGGTCAAGTCGAGACAATCGCCCAAACCTATTGCGATCGCATTTATCTTCGAGATGATTACAAGCCAGAAGATCCCAAACAATTATCAGTTTTAGCTCATGAAATGGTACATGTGCGTCAATGCTTTCAAAATGGTGGGATAGACCAATTTGGCTATCAATATTTTGTGGAGTATAAACGAGCCAAGCAAAAGTACGAAAATAATCTCATGGAGAGAGAAGCTTACGATTTACAAAATCGTTTTGCTAAAGCTAATTCATAA
- the lpxB gene encoding lipid-A-disaccharide synthase, translating to MESSSEIKTKRRVFISTGEVSGDWHGAILIEALRERAALRGIELEIVGLGGDRMAATGIRVLGNTVGIGSIGIVEALPYILPTLKVQRDAKQWLKTSPPDVVVLIDYMMPNQSMGHYAKHTLKIPVIYYIAPQEWVWSYNDKNTRAIADFTDKLLAIFPQEAIFYEKQGTNVQWVGHPFVDLMAKIPDRMESRKQLGIADDDLVVTLLPASRTQELRSVMPIILAAAKIIQTKLPHVKFWLPLSLERYRPEVEKLLEEYDIKATIISAKSQIAISAADLVLSKSGTVNLETALLNVPQVILYRVSALTAWIALNILKLKLPFISPVNLVNMESVVPEFVQTDAIPEAIAECALDLLINPQARQTMLDGYTRVRESLGKEGAINRVADSILDYL from the coding sequence ATGGAATCTAGCTCAGAAATTAAGACAAAACGCCGCGTGTTTATCAGTACAGGGGAAGTTTCAGGTGATTGGCATGGGGCGATTTTGATTGAGGCTCTGCGTGAACGGGCTGCCCTAAGAGGGATTGAATTAGAAATCGTCGGACTTGGTGGCGATCGCATGGCGGCGACTGGGATAAGGGTGCTAGGAAATACGGTTGGAATTGGTTCAATTGGGATAGTTGAAGCCTTGCCTTATATTTTGCCAACTCTTAAGGTGCAGCGAGATGCCAAACAATGGTTAAAAACTTCTCCGCCCGATGTGGTAGTGCTAATCGATTACATGATGCCCAATCAAAGTATGGGGCATTATGCTAAACACACGTTAAAGATTCCCGTCATCTATTACATCGCTCCTCAAGAATGGGTTTGGTCATATAACGACAAAAATACGAGGGCGATCGCTGATTTTACAGATAAGTTATTGGCAATTTTCCCGCAAGAAGCAATTTTTTACGAGAAGCAAGGCACAAATGTTCAATGGGTCGGACATCCATTTGTAGACCTAATGGCAAAGATTCCCGATCGCATGGAATCACGCAAGCAACTTGGTATCGCTGATGATGATTTGGTGGTGACTTTACTTCCAGCTTCTCGTACTCAAGAATTGAGATCGGTCATGCCGATTATTCTTGCCGCCGCTAAAATCATCCAAACCAAGTTGCCCCATGTCAAATTTTGGTTGCCACTATCTCTAGAGCGCTATCGCCCCGAAGTTGAGAAGTTGCTTGAGGAATATGATATCAAAGCCACAATTATTTCTGCAAAGTCTCAGATTGCTATTAGCGCGGCTGACTTGGTACTGAGCAAATCAGGAACTGTGAATTTAGAGACAGCTCTTCTCAATGTGCCGCAGGTTATTTTATATCGAGTCAGTGCGCTTACCGCTTGGATTGCGCTTAATATTCTGAAGCTAAAACTACCATTTATTTCACCAGTAAATTTAGTAAATATGGAATCAGTTGTGCCTGAATTTGTCCAAACTGATGCTATTCCCGAAGCGATCGCGGAATGTGCTTTAGACCTATTAATCAACCCTCAAGCAAGGCAAACTATGCTCGATGGATATACCAGAGTAAGAGAGAGTTTGGGCAAAGAAGGAGCGATTAACCGTGTTGCTGATTCAATTTTGGATTATCTATAA
- a CDS encoding CHAT domain-containing protein: MHGKLIAIALITILSSLPMQALVCDRLWAQEQSDRKTQAGQLLNQGLQRYRSGQYEAAFQAWQRALQIYQEIKDRPNESKVLNNLGIAYYSLGQFAKSVPLFQQRLTISRELNDRQAEAYALDSLGLNYIQLGQYKQAIAVYQSAVEILHQLNDRINEGNALGNLGIAYRELGNYAKAIAFHQQQLAITREISDRAGEGRALGGLAIAYRELGQYEKAIALYQQDLAIARELQDLSGQARALNNLGTAYSNLAQYPQAIVLYKQGLEILRSLKDRSGEGRALGNIGNGYRQLGQYEQAIAFLEQQLAIARNIRDIASEGKAASGLGIAYNRLRKYEKAFVFYQQDLAIARQLKDRNGEGRALNNLGVLLGDLEQPELAILYYKQSVNIQESIRQDIRGLSKEEQRSFLGTVAGTYRSLADLLLKQGRVMEALQIIDLLKIQELEDYLQNVKGNDRTAQGMRILEPESKISRQLATTSFAQIPLLNRELTQQIQQIAPSEINKAPEYLQKLPQGVVLIYPLVLLDRLEIVIFAANSIPTARTVAIAKPQLEEMIADFRTDLNDPSSEDIKTSAKKLYELLIKPIESDLKQANATTILYAPDGILRYIPLATLYDGKQWLVERYRINNLISYSLLDRDRQSLNDLTILAGAFGGKMGEIKFGLVGLPSSVTEVENIASTFPKANKYIEQNFTSQAIRDKAAGNAIIHLATHAEFKNGIPFESYLLFGDGSKLTLAEVNDLKLKDTQLVVLSACQTGLGSLGTGTEILGFGYQVHRAGAKASIASLWKVSDNGTQILMSAFYNNLRKANIDISTSLREAQLSMINRNIKEGSVNYNHPYFWSAFVLISNSL, from the coding sequence ATGCATGGAAAGTTGATTGCGATCGCTTTAATCACTATTTTGTCGAGCTTGCCTATGCAAGCATTGGTATGCGATCGGTTATGGGCGCAGGAGCAGAGCGATCGCAAAACGCAAGCAGGTCAATTGCTAAATCAAGGGCTTCAGCGATATCGAAGCGGTCAGTATGAAGCCGCCTTTCAAGCATGGCAACGCGCTTTACAGATTTATCAAGAAATCAAAGACCGTCCTAATGAAAGCAAGGTATTGAATAATCTGGGCATTGCTTACTACAGTCTCGGTCAATTTGCGAAGTCAGTCCCTTTATTTCAGCAACGTTTGACGATCTCTCGTGAACTAAACGATCGTCAGGCTGAAGCCTATGCCCTTGATAGTTTAGGGCTGAACTACATTCAACTAGGGCAGTACAAACAAGCGATCGCAGTTTATCAATCTGCTGTAGAAATCCTGCACCAACTCAATGACCGTATAAATGAAGGTAATGCCCTTGGAAATCTTGGTATTGCTTACCGTGAGCTAGGAAATTATGCTAAAGCGATCGCCTTCCATCAGCAGCAATTGGCAATTACTCGCGAGATTAGCGATCGCGCGGGTGAAGGAAGAGCGCTAGGCGGACTTGCAATTGCTTATCGTGAGTTGGGGCAGTATGAAAAAGCGATCGCTCTCTATCAACAGGATTTAGCGATCGCCCGCGAATTACAAGATCTTAGTGGACAGGCTAGGGCGCTAAATAATCTGGGCACTGCTTATAGCAACTTGGCTCAATATCCCCAAGCAATTGTTTTGTACAAACAAGGTTTAGAAATATTGCGCAGTCTTAAGGATCGCAGTGGAGAAGGTAGAGCCCTTGGCAATATCGGCAATGGTTATCGGCAGTTAGGACAATACGAGCAGGCGATCGCTTTCCTTGAGCAACAATTAGCCATAGCCCGTAACATTAGAGACATTGCCTCTGAGGGGAAAGCTGCTTCTGGTCTGGGCATTGCCTATAATCGATTAAGAAAGTATGAAAAAGCATTCGTCTTTTATCAGCAAGATTTAGCGATCGCCCGTCAGCTTAAAGATCGTAATGGCGAAGGAAGGGCTCTGAATAACTTAGGCGTATTGCTTGGGGATCTAGAACAACCTGAACTTGCAATTCTGTATTACAAACAATCGGTCAACATTCAAGAATCGATTCGCCAAGATATTCGCGGATTGAGCAAAGAGGAACAGCGATCTTTTTTAGGAACGGTGGCAGGTACATATCGAAGCCTTGCGGATTTATTGCTCAAGCAAGGGCGAGTAATGGAAGCTCTACAAATCATCGATCTATTAAAAATCCAAGAACTAGAAGATTATCTCCAAAATGTTAAAGGGAACGATCGCACAGCACAGGGAATGCGAATTTTAGAGCCTGAGTCAAAAATTAGTCGCCAGTTAGCCACGACAAGCTTTGCGCAAATTCCCTTGCTGAACCGTGAGCTAACTCAACAGATACAGCAGATCGCGCCATCGGAAATTAATAAGGCTCCTGAATACTTACAAAAGCTACCGCAAGGAGTGGTTCTCATTTATCCATTGGTGCTGCTAGATCGTCTGGAAATAGTAATTTTTGCTGCTAATTCTATTCCTACGGCGCGTACGGTAGCGATCGCTAAACCCCAACTAGAAGAGATGATCGCCGATTTTCGTACTGACTTGAATGATCCTAGCTCTGAGGACATCAAGACCTCGGCAAAGAAGCTATACGAGCTTCTCATCAAACCGATTGAATCCGATCTCAAGCAAGCAAATGCTACGACTATTCTCTACGCCCCTGATGGGATCTTGCGTTATATTCCCCTCGCTACACTCTACGATGGCAAACAATGGTTAGTGGAACGATATCGCATCAATAATCTCATTTCCTACAGTTTGCTAGATCGCGATCGCCAATCATTGAATGACTTAACCATTTTAGCGGGAGCATTTGGCGGGAAAATGGGAGAAATCAAATTTGGTTTAGTAGGACTACCATCTTCTGTTACAGAAGTTGAGAACATTGCATCAACTTTTCCTAAAGCGAATAAATACATTGAACAGAATTTTACGAGTCAGGCGATTCGGGATAAAGCAGCAGGTAATGCAATTATCCATTTGGCAACCCATGCAGAATTTAAAAATGGTATTCCTTTTGAATCCTATCTGTTATTTGGTGATGGCAGTAAGCTCACATTAGCAGAAGTGAATGATTTAAAGCTAAAAGATACGCAGCTCGTAGTTTTGAGTGCTTGTCAGACAGGATTAGGTAGTTTAGGAACAGGTACAGAGATTTTAGGCTTTGGGTATCAAGTCCATCGGGCAGGTGCAAAAGCATCGATCGCCTCGCTGTGGAAGGTTTCTGATAATGGTACACAAATACTGATGTCTGCTTTTTATAATAATTTGCGAAAGGCAAATATTGATATTTCTACATCTCTACGGGAAGCTCAATTGAGCATGATCAATCGCAATATTAAAGAAGGTTCTGTGAATTATAATCATCCTTATTTTTGGTCGGCTTTTGTTCTGATTAGTAATAGTTTGTAA
- a CDS encoding zinc metallopeptidase, translating into MFFHPSYLILIPGMILMFWAQQRVKATYEKFADMRSSLGMTGAQVAKTILQRMGIHDVTVEQVAGELTDHYDPSAKAVRLSESVYGSSSLAAAAIAAHECGHVLQDVRGYQFMNIRASLVPVANIGANFGPLMVMAGLFLTSLGSLSVVFINIGIALFASAILFHLVTLPVEFDASSRALKLIDELGILQGDENIGARKVLNAAAWTYVATAIYAALQLVQLLLIRGDR; encoded by the coding sequence ATGTTTTTTCACCCATCCTATTTGATCCTCATCCCAGGGATGATCTTGATGTTTTGGGCGCAGCAGCGAGTCAAAGCAACTTACGAAAAATTTGCAGATATGCGATCTAGCCTTGGAATGACAGGCGCACAGGTTGCTAAGACCATCCTGCAACGCATGGGTATCCATGATGTGACTGTAGAGCAAGTAGCAGGAGAACTGACCGATCATTACGATCCCTCTGCGAAGGCAGTGCGCTTATCGGAATCAGTGTATGGCTCATCTTCACTGGCTGCTGCTGCGATCGCAGCCCATGAATGTGGTCACGTTTTGCAAGATGTACGCGGTTATCAATTTATGAATATCCGCGCATCTCTTGTGCCAGTAGCGAATATCGGCGCAAACTTTGGCCCCTTGATGGTGATGGCGGGACTATTTCTGACTTCGCTTGGCAGTTTGAGTGTTGTGTTCATCAATATTGGCATTGCCTTGTTTGCCAGCGCAATCCTATTTCACCTCGTCACTTTACCCGTTGAGTTTGATGCTTCTAGCCGAGCTTTGAAGCTAATTGACGAGCTAGGTATTCTCCAAGGTGACGAAAATATCGGTGCTCGGAAGGTGCTTAATGCTGCTGCATGGACATATGTGGCGACTGCAATTTATGCAGCCCTTCAACTTGTGCAGTTGTTGTTAATTCGCGGCGATCGCTAA
- a CDS encoding FKBP-type peptidyl-prolyl cis-trans isomerase: MKGILISFGIMAVAVLVIVVAQITGGQPAVASTGAPSTGVPNQTEVKIAAAPLISMSDSEIKETGTGLKYKVITAGTGATPKKGDTVIVHYTGTLEDGTKFDSSRDRNSPFSFKLGVGQVIKGWDEGLSIMRVGDRYTLIIPPDLGYGARGAGGVIPPNATLMFDVELLRIS; the protein is encoded by the coding sequence TTGAAAGGAATTTTGATTAGCTTTGGCATTATGGCAGTTGCTGTCCTAGTCATTGTAGTTGCTCAAATTACAGGCGGACAGCCAGCAGTTGCTAGCACTGGTGCACCATCTACAGGTGTACCAAATCAAACAGAAGTAAAAATAGCAGCAGCACCTTTAATTAGTATGAGTGATTCTGAAATCAAAGAAACTGGCACTGGTCTCAAATATAAAGTGATCACTGCGGGTACAGGTGCAACTCCTAAAAAAGGCGATACCGTAATCGTGCATTACACTGGTACGCTCGAAGATGGTACTAAGTTCGATAGTTCTCGCGATCGCAATAGTCCTTTTTCGTTCAAGCTTGGCGTTGGTCAAGTGATCAAGGGCTGGGATGAAGGCTTATCGATTATGCGTGTTGGCGATCGCTACACCTTGATTATTCCCCCAGATCTCGGTTATGGCGCTCGTGGAGCAGGTGGAGTCATTCCTCCTAATGCGACATTAATGTTTGATGTCGAGCTACTGCGCATTTCTTAA
- the rpmI gene encoding 50S ribosomal protein L35 encodes MPKLKTRKSAAKRFKVTGSGKFARRHAGRNHLLEHKPTVRKSRLGKMAIVDETDNDRVSAMMPYA; translated from the coding sequence GTGCCTAAGCTCAAAACTCGTAAATCTGCCGCCAAGCGATTCAAGGTGACGGGTAGCGGCAAGTTTGCTCGCCGCCACGCTGGTCGCAATCACCTACTAGAGCATAAACCAACTGTTCGTAAGAGCAGATTGGGTAAGATGGCTATAGTTGATGAGACTGATAATGACAGAGTAAGTGCAATGATGCCTTACGCCTAG
- a CDS encoding Stp1/IreP family PP2C-type Ser/Thr phosphatase: MKRLFAGATDTGCVRSANQDSYHIDPEGRFFVVADGMGGHAGGEVASQIAVDSIRACLEAFWDVETDTQKLMQDAISKANQAIINDQAANPVRSDMGTTIVVLLFRDDQPWYSHIGDSRLYRLRGAKLDQISEDHTWIARAIQTGVVNPEEAKSHPWRHMLLQCLGREDVKSTTAREIEWQPGDRFLICSDGLTEELSDDRIAHHLKGIRNCQQAAQTLIESAKLRGGRDNITVVIVSNELNQNSQED, encoded by the coding sequence ATGAAGCGTCTATTTGCGGGAGCAACCGATACAGGCTGCGTCAGATCAGCCAACCAAGATTCTTACCATATCGACCCTGAGGGACGATTTTTTGTAGTTGCTGATGGAATGGGAGGACACGCAGGAGGGGAGGTAGCAAGTCAGATTGCTGTCGATTCCATTCGCGCATGTTTAGAAGCATTTTGGGATGTTGAAACAGACACCCAAAAACTAATGCAAGATGCTATTAGTAAGGCAAATCAAGCAATTATTAACGATCAAGCTGCTAATCCTGTGCGATCGGATATGGGTACAACTATTGTCGTATTACTCTTTCGCGACGATCAGCCTTGGTACTCTCATATTGGTGATTCGCGGTTATATCGATTACGTGGTGCAAAGCTTGATCAAATCAGTGAAGACCATACATGGATTGCTAGAGCAATTCAAACAGGGGTTGTCAATCCTGAAGAAGCTAAAAGCCATCCTTGGCGACATATGTTGTTGCAATGTTTGGGCCGTGAAGATGTTAAATCAACTACGGCTCGTGAAATCGAATGGCAACCAGGCGATCGCTTCTTGATCTGTAGTGATGGTTTGACTGAAGAACTCAGCGATGATCGAATTGCACACCATCTCAAGGGCATTCGTAACTGCCAACAAGCAGCTCAAACTCTAATCGAGTCAGCTAAGTTACGTGGTGGTCGCGACAATATCACTGTCGTGATTGTTTCTAACGAACTAAATCAAAACTCCCAAGAAGACTAA